A single region of the Anas platyrhynchos isolate ZD024472 breed Pekin duck chromosome 6, IASCAAS_PekinDuck_T2T, whole genome shotgun sequence genome encodes:
- the LOC140002837 gene encoding scavenger receptor cysteine-rich domain-containing protein DMBT1-like: MHAVVSRDYLQSQGYSAETVTLNDTRCEPTLTAHEVVFNVPYDSCGTIREESNGTINYSTMIKVTSSEYIIKRKKDLHLHLSCKMLQNTWIQIMYVAEDTADINENQFGRYAVNITFYDSSSFLRPVHDSPYYIDLNQNLYLQAYLHSSDPNLMLFVDTCVASPDPQDFSTLSYDIIKNGCARDSSYAIYYTPNSHFARFKFNAFEFINRYSLVYLRCQLVVCRLGDYSSRCYHGCSGRFKRDTSSTQEKVDVVVGPLKLREEGAQSTTEVE; encoded by the exons ATGCATGCGGTGGTTAGCAGGGACTATCTCCAGTCACAAGGCTACTCTGCAGAGACAGTCACCCTGAACGACACTCGCTGTGAGCCAACACTCACAGCACACGAGGTGGTGTTCAACGTTCCCTATGACAGCTGTGGGACAATACGAGAG GAAAGCAATGGTACAATCAACTATTCCACCATGATCAAAGTTACCTCTTCCGAGTATATaatcaagaggaaaaaggatCTTCACTTACACCTCAGTTGCAAGATGTTACAAAACACGTGGATACAAATCATGTATGTTGCTGAAGATACTGCAGACATTAATGAAAATCAGTTTGGAAGATATGCTGTGAACATCACGTTTTATGATTCCTCATCATTCCTGCGGCCAGTGCATGACTCTCCATACTACATTGACCTGAACCAAAATTTGTACCTTCAAGCTTATCTTCACAGCTCTGACCCAAATCTGATGCTGTTTGTGGACACATGTGTGGCATCACCTGATCCTCAGGATTTTAGCACTCTATCCTATGATATAATCAAGAATGG ATGTGCTAGAGATTCTTCCTATGCCATATACTACACCCCCAACAGCCACTTCGCTCGGTTCAAATTTAATGCCTTTGAATTCATTAACCGCTACTCATTAGTCTACCTGCGGTGTCAGCTAGTGGTGTGCAGGCTCGGGGACTACTCCTCCCGCTGCTACCACGGCTGCTCGGGAAGGTTCAAGAGAGACACCAGCTCTACCCAGGAGAAAGTAGATGTTGTTGTCGGACCTCTGAAGCTTCGAGAAGAAGGTGCTCAGAGCACCACTGAAGTTGAATaa